Below is a genomic region from Carboxydocella sporoproducens DSM 16521.
GTTCCCGCAGGTTATGGGAGGAAATGAGTATGCTCATTTCACGCTCAGCTACATCGGCCAGCAGCAATTTTTTGACCCTGCTGCGGATCATGGGGTCCAGCCCATCTAGAGGCTCATCCAGGATAAGCACCCGGGGCTTGACGGAGAGAGCCAGCCAGAAAGCGACCTGCCGCTTCATCCCTTTGGACAGCCTGGTTACCCGGCGTTTAACATCAATGCCAAAAACCTCCGTCAGTTCAGTAAACCTGTCTTCATCCCAGGTCGGATAAACCTGTCGGAAAAAATCCGCTGTCTCCCTGATCGAATACTGGCTAAAATAAAAGAGATCATCGGGGATAAAGATTATGTTCTCCTTTACCCGGTAGTTTTCGAAGACCTGCTGTCCCTCCACCAGGATGCTTCCTTGGTCCGGCCGGTAAATACCAGCAATTAGCTTGAGCAAGGTAGTCTTTCCGGCTCCATTGGCTCCCACCAGCCCGTAGATCGACCCTTTGTGCACATTCAGGTCCAGGCCTTTGAGCACCTCAAGTTTGCCAAACTTCTTGACCAGCTGTCTTACTTCAATCATGTACCCTTTCCCCCTTTTCTGGTTTTTTCAACAGTCTCCCGGATTTCCTCGGCGGGAACCCCCAGGTACAACAATTCGGCAATTACCTTTTTCAGTTGTTCCATAAGTTCTTCTCGACGCCGGCTGTTGTCAATTTTCTCTTTGGGCGTAACAAAACTCCCTTTCCCCGGGATGGAATAGATATAACCCTGGCGTTCCAGTTCCCGGTAAGCTTTTTGAATGGTGTTGGGATTGACAGTAAGCTCAAGGGCCAGTTCCCTGACTGAAGGGAGCTGCTCATCGCTCTTCAGGACGTTATGGACGATGAGCTCTTTGATTTTTTCCGTAAGCTGTTCATAAACCGGCATCCTGCTCCTGAAATCCAGTTGAAGCATCCTTATTCCCTTCCTTTCTCAGGCCCACTATCCGTATTAATACACATAATACAGCTAACTATATATTAGCACTATTTTTCCAGTTTGTAAATCGGGATTTTTTCTGGTTGCCTTTTTATCTCCCTAACTAATTTGGACACTGCGACTAATA
It encodes:
- a CDS encoding ABC transporter ATP-binding protein, which gives rise to MIEVRQLVKKFGKLEVLKGLDLNVHKGSIYGLVGANGAGKTTLLKLIAGIYRPDQGSILVEGQQVFENYRVKENIIFIPDDLFYFSQYSIRETADFFRQVYPTWDEDRFTELTEVFGIDVKRRVTRLSKGMKRQVAFWLALSVKPRVLILDEPLDGLDPMIRSRVKKLLLADVAEREMSILISSHNLRELEDICDYMGILHDGRIIIESELDTLKRGISKVQIAFSEGTPEELLKAENILYHEKRGSVHLLIMRGDEQAIKTQVQAFNPLLLDVLPLTFEEIFVYEMGGVGYDIRNIL
- a CDS encoding GntR family transcriptional regulator — protein: MLQLDFRSRMPVYEQLTEKIKELIVHNVLKSDEQLPSVRELALELTVNPNTIQKAYRELERQGYIYSIPGKGSFVTPKEKIDNSRRREELMEQLKKVIAELLYLGVPAEEIRETVEKTRKGGKGT